The genomic stretch AGCATCACGCTCGGAAGCATCAACGGAGTGAACGGCGCACTCACAACAGTGAATGCAGGTATCGGTACCAATACACCTAATGCAAGATTACACGTTCAACGCAATGGTGCAGGCGGAGGTTTGTATCATGGCAGTTCTGCCATGATCATTGAGGACAATGCAAATTCCTATGTGCAGTTCTCCCATCCCAATGCCAATGAAACAGGATTCTTATCCGGTAACACATCCAATTTTATCCGAAGCGCCTTTATTTTCCGGGCCGACAGTTCGCTTCAATTCAGGTCTGGAGGAAATACCACCCGCATGACCGTTGATAACAACGGTAACATTGGTATCGGCACCATTACCCCGCTTACCAAGACACATATTCATGAAACAACCAACGCAAATGCAGACCTGCGCATATCCAGTGTGAATAGCACTTATGAGCCCGGTGTGGAACTTGTCAAAACAGGCGCCGGGGGCAGTGACTGGAAGTTACGGGTTACCTCCGCAGGAGTTCTCGTATATTCAAGAAGTGTAGATGATTTTGTAACGCCAACAGACCAATATGAAATGGGTGTACTTAACTTTATGCCTGCTGCAGATAATACAAAATCATTGGGGGGGATCACCAACAGATGGACCACTGTTTATGCAACGAATGGTACCATAAATACATCCGATGCCAGGGATAAAGAGAACATCAGCGACCTGAATTATGGCCTGAAAGAGATCATGCAATTACGCCCGGTTAGTTTTAACTGGAAAGAGAAACCGCAGTGGGGCAAAAAAATAGGCTTCGTTGCACAGGAAGTGAAACCAATTCTTCGTGAAGTTGTACAGGAAGGCGATCTTAAAGGCAAAACAGAAGAAAAAGATGATCATGGGAATGCCATCAAATCCACCAGTGATAAACTGGGCATCTATTATTCTGATATCATCCCCGTTACGGTCAAAGCCATCCAGGAGCAACAACAACTCATCCTTAAACAGCAAAAAACAATTGATGAACTGGTGGAAAGGATAAAGAAATTAGAGAACAAACAGGATTAATTCCAATAAAAAATCAAACGGTCAACCAATGAAAAAGTCAATCACATTAATCTGCTGCACGGGCTGCATCCTTTTCGCTGCATTTACGGCAAGTGCCCAGAAACCTGAGAATAAACCAACGCCCGCAGCAGGCACAAAAGCAATGAGCCCGGCAGCCCCCGCTGTGCAACCGGATGATAACGTGCTGAAGCCGGTAACGGTACCGGAAAAGGGCCATCTGTTGCCAAAAGCAGTTTCCACAATTGACAATACGATACCCGGTCCGCCGCTGCCGAAGCCGATCATGTCGAATATGTCGCCTGCTGCAACTGCTGCAGTCCCTGCAGAAATCAAAAAACCGGTCATCCTGCAGGAACAGCCAAAACAGCATTAATGCATTTTTTCAATGCGGGTAAATAAACAGCAGGCAACGGATCCCATAAAAAAACTTCCTTCACAGGAAGTTTTTTTATGTTCAATTAAATTAATTTCGTCAAATTACGATCCGATGATACAGCGTATACAATCCCTTTGGCTGTTGCTTGCTTCGGCAGCTGCATTTGCCAGTTATAAATTTCCCTATTACAGCGGCACCAGTCAGAAAGGCATTGCCGATTACCAGCTCAATGCCACGGAGAATTTCCTGCTGATCGTTGTTACCGGTATCATCGCCGTGCTGGCCCTGTTCCTCATCTTCCTGTTTAAAAAAAGGACCCTGCAGCTGCGCCTTTGCCTGCTGGGCATTGTGCTGGAAGCGCTGCTGATCTTTCTTTATTACCGGGAACTGCGGACCTTTTCAACCGGCACCTTATCCCTGACCAGCATCCTGCAGAGTATCATCATCATTGCATTTTTTTTGGCCGCCCGGGCCATTAACAAAGATGAAAAAATGATAAAGGAAAGCGACCGGTTAAGATAAAAGCAACATTCCCCGATCCAATGAATAAAAAAAAGCGCCCTTATCCGGGGCGCTTTTTAACTTTAGATTGATGTGTATTTTACTGTTTGATGAATTTAACTGCATTTGTCTGGCCATCGCTGAATTCCCCTTTGATCATGTAGATACCGGAAGGCAGGTTGGAGATGTCGGCATTCAGCACAGTTGAACCGGGCTGAAGCTGTACACTGTTCCGGTATACAACCTTACCATCTGTTGAAACGATCAGCAGGTCCACCACTTCTTTTTTGGTTGTATTCAACTTAACCTGTGCAATATTCATTACCGGGTTTGGTGTGATGCCTGTCAGTTCAATGCCCTTGATCTGGTTGCTGAGTTTTACAATGGCTGAATACGTAGCCCTGCCATCCACATCAATGATCCGGATGCGGTAGAAAACGGTGCCGGCGGGGGCCGTATTATCGCTGTAGCTGAACGGTGAAGCACAACGTGCCTGCGTGGCCGTGATGCTGCTGATGCGGGTGAAGTTCACCCCGTCAACCGAACGCTCCAGTTCAAAGATGGCCTGGGCCGATGAGCAGGAAGCCTGCCAGTTCAATGTATTGAAACCATTGCCTTTGGAAGCATTGAAATACGTGATCTTAATACCGAGTATATTGTAGTCGATGCTGCCTACCCCGAATGGTGAGAACAGTACAACAGCAGTGCGGGTGGATGTATTGGCCGAATTATCGCCTGTTCCGGCCGGAACGCCCCAGTTCGGGCCATCCCAATGGGCGATGCCGATGGAAGCATTGCTGTACCCGGCGAAATTCACTCCTTCCAAAGCAGCCGGCCAACCCACGGTAATAGTGGTGGATGCCGCATTGGGCGTACCCGGACCATTGTAATTTATGGTCCACACGGCATCCACGCAATTATTCTTCTGGGGAGTAGTGAACGGCGTTCCGTTCGGCTCTCCGTCTGTGGTGATGCCCTGGAACACACAGATATTAAAGCTGTTGTTTGCAGGAACATCGGTTGGTGTAAGTGTTACCGGCAGGTAATTACTGCCATCGCCTGCAGGCAATGAATACGCCGCAGAAGTTGCCAGGTTATTTACCCGCACAAATCCTTTGGCACCGTTGCCTGTATTTACCTGGGTTACGATGCTCTTTGAAGCACTGAAACCGCTGCCACCAACAGCATTACCATTTTCAATGGTAAGGATGTTACCGGTTGGTACCACCAGGTTGCCGTTGGTAAGTGTTACCGCAGCATTTACGGTTGTGTTAATGGCCAAAGAAACTCCACTTGAATTATCAACTGTTAAATTATTGAACGTTGTCGAAGCGCTGCCACCGATACTTTGTGCTGCACTGCCGTTGAAGATGACCGTTGAAGCACCACTTGCCGTATGCGTACCACCATTGTTCAGCCAATTGCCGAGTACAGTGGTATTCTGAGTGGTTGCATCATAGGTACCTGCCGTGATCTCAAAATCACCGCCTAAGGTCCAGGCCGTAGTTGTTTTTTGCAATATACCCAAGCCGCTCTTGGTTAATTTGAATGCACCGCTTGCAGTACCTGCCATGACAAGGTCTGCGGTACCGGCACTTAAAACCGGGGCGCCTGTCATGGTGAAATTACCAAACTGAACGGCAGATACACCACTCGTTGAACTGTCGCCCCTGATAATTACTAATGTATTCGCACCCATGCTTAATGTACCCAGCACGTGTGTAATACCGGCGCCGGCTGTAGCCCTGTTCGACATAATCGTTACATCACCACCTACTGTTGTATTATAAGCATTTATCGTTGTGTTCGTTGAGAGATCCAGGGTACCTCCGTTAAGTTGGAGAGGAACAGCAGCGGTTCCAAGGGCACTGGCATTGCCCAGCCTCATTACACCATCCTGCAGGGTAGCGGTTCCACCTGTACGTGCGGAAGCAGTATTCAGGGTAAGTTGGCCACCCCCGGCTTTATTGAAGGCAAAATTGCCGCTCAATGCACCTAATATAACATTCATTCCACCGTTTGAAACATCAAATACCGGCGTGGCTGCAGTAAAAGTTGTTGCACCAAAAGTTAAACCGCCCAATCCATCGTCTACATTGAGGCCCAGGTATGAGAATAAAGTACTGTTTCCGATCGACAATGTACCCAGGGTATGAACAATACCCGGTCCGGAAGTGGCACGGTCAGAGAAAATAGATACGCTGCCACCGATCGTGGTATTGTAAGCATTAACCGATGCATCCGTTGCCAATACGAGGGCGCCTCCGTTAAAGGCCAGCGCCTGTCCGGCAACACCAAAGCCTGCAGTATTGGTAAGCCGGATAACACCTGCATCGAACGTGGTACCTCCTGTATAGGAGTTGGCAACATTCATCACCAGGGTACCATCATTTATTTTCCGAACCAGGGTTGTTCCGGTAGTATTGGTTATGGCGTTGGTGCTTTTTGTGACCATTCCTACGTTATCAAAAGTTACCGTCTTATTTCCGGCAAGTCCCCCGTTTATGGCTCCGGTTATATTGAGCGTGTTTGAACCGGTGGTAGTAACCTGTACTACAGAGAATGGTCTGCTGAACGTGATCGTTCCGCTGAAGGTTGAATTATTATCGGTATTACCACCAATGCGGTAGGTTCCGGTTGTAGCCTGGTTGGCCACGGTAACCGTACGGGCCACGATAAACGCACCGCCCGTAAGCAAAGATGGGCTGGAGTTATTAATAGTGGTTGCGGCATTGCCAAGAACAATGGCAGAAGCGGCATTTCCAAAAGGACTGTTGGTGCTCACCGCAACATTAGCTCCCGCGATCAATGCACCGGCACTGATCGTTGTTGTACCGGTGTATGCACTGGAACCCGACAGGGTCAGTGATCCGTCCCCGCTTTTGACCAGATTACCGGTTGTGGCTGTACTTGCACCGGTTATGGTGAGAGTGGAAGCGTTATCAGAAATATTGATCGTTGAAGTAGTGGCATTTGTTAAAATAAAGTTCCGGTCTGTAGAAGCTGTTGCCCCTGTATATTCCAGGGTACCGCCGCCCAACACCAGGTTGGCCGCTGCATTGGTGGAAGCACCGAGGTTTCCGGCAACCCCACCATTGGTAATGCTGGCAACGCTTAAGATACCTGCATTTATTGAGGTCACGCCTGTATAAATATTAACACCTGAAAAACTAAGTTTTCCGTTACCAGCTTTGGTAACACCAAATGTTGCTCCGCTCACTATGGCAGAAACATTCAACCCATCTGCTGCATTGGTAACCGTGAATGTTCGGGTAGCACCCAGGGCCAGGTTACCGCTGACGGATGCATTGGCAGCTCCACCGGTGGAAGACACGTTACCACCTAAAGTAAGTGTGCCGGCACCGGTTGTAACCGTTCCTCCGGTAACACCGCTGTTTACAGTAAGGGCTCCTATCGCATCAGAAAAACCATTCAGGTCATATGTTGCTCCGTCATTTACAGTTACAGCACCATTTGCCAATGCATTATTTGCACCATATTGCAAAACACCCTGGTTAACCGTTGTGGTACCGGTGTGTAAATTGGCACCGGATATGATCAATGTACCGGCACCGTCCTTATTAAATCCATTGCCGGTAGCTGTACTGGCGCCCGACATGGTAAGCACGGTGGCCACATTGGTTATATCAATTACATTCGTTCCGGCATTCAACGTGAAATTCCGGTTGGTGGAAGCCGTGGCACCTGTATATTCCAGCGTACCACCGGCAAATACCAGGTTGGCCGCTGCGCTGCTGGCAGCCCCCAGGTTACCGGCCACACCACCGTTTCCAATGGTACTCACACTTAATGTACCCGCATCTATGGTTGTAACACCGGTATAGGTATTAACACCCGACATTGTAACTGTTGCGTTCGTGGTCTTCGTCAATGCACCGGCTCCCGCCAGTATAGCACTGCAGGTTCCGCTCTGCATGGCATAAGAAGAACCGGTTAATACACCTGTAGAACCCATGATGGTACCGCTTGTTAAGGTAACCGTACCCACGGCATCATTGAACGTCTTTATATCCAGTGTACCGCCGTTCACGGTCACTGCACCGTTTGAAATTGCATTATTTACCCCGTATTCCAGTATGCCGCCATTCACATTCGTTGTACCCGTATAAGTATTGGCAGCACCCAATACCCAGGTGCCGGCGCCATTTTTGGTAAGTGTTCCGGAACCGCCGGCAATGGCTACGGTCTGAAAAATACCTGTGCCCGTTCCAATAAGATTAATATTATTATTACCAGATGCAGTTACACCACCTGTTAAAGTCAATGTCCCAACTCCTGATGCGTCAATAGTAGGACCATCGGCTGTTGTATTGATCACCCGGTTGGAACTATGTCCCGATCCCGTATACCGCAGTGTGCCGTTTGCTCCCATGGCGATCGTTCCATTGGCCACCGTTGTTGGTGCACCCAATGAACTGGAACCACCACCCACATTTCCCAATGTAGTTATGCTTAATGTTCCTGCATTGATCGTTGTGGTACCATTGTATGTATTTAAACCCAATAAGGTAAGTGTACCATTGCCGTTCTTGATAAGCGAAAGAGAAGTTGCTGTTCCTGTGCTTATGATACCATTATAAGATGTGCTGGTATTTCCCGTAATGGTCAGGGTTCTTGCCCCTGCTGCGCCAGAAAAATGTGTTATATCGCTTGAGCCGGCCAGGGCTGCCACACTCACATTAAAATTTGCCAGGTCAAGTACACCCGTGGTCATAGTGAGTGTTCCGGTACTGGTTAAAGCCGCTGTTAAAGTAACCCCGGCAGCATTATTAATGGTAATATCGCAGGTGGTTGGAGTTCCGTTACCGGTAACCTGTGCAGCGGAACCATTATACACCACTTCCCCACCGGCCGTGTAGGTACGTGTACCCGTAACCCTTATGTTACCGGTACCGGCCGTAGTGGAAATACCCTGGGTGGAAGCCACATTCAATATGCCTGTCGCACTCAATGTAAAATTTGTGTTGTTCCCACCACCCCCATCAGCAATAATACCTGTACCTGAAATGCTCAGGGTACCGCTGTTGGTAAATGATCCATTTGTTGCGGTACTATAAACATTCAGTGTTCCGTCAACCGTAGCAACACAGGTGGAACTTAATGTCATATTTAAACGACTGACCCCATTGGTGCCCAACGACATGGTATTGCCGGATGACAGCGAAAACGTTCCGGTAATTGTTATGGTATTACCAGATGCCGAAGCCACCAGGTTACAATTTCCTGAAACAGTCAGGCTGACCAAACTGATGGATGGCACAGCCGTTATAGCAGCCGATTGGTTACTGTTGATGATCACATCATCACCAGCCGCCGGCACACCATTGCTCCAGTTGCCTGCCGTTGTCCATAAACCGCCCGTTGTGGGAGTCCATGTAGTCGTTTTGGCAAAGGCTGCATTCGCCAAAAGCAAATTCGAAATGATCAGTGCAATGACCAATGATTTCGACCTGAGTAAAAACCTTTTCATGTAGTTCATTTTAATATAAAATTTATTAGAGATAAGCATAGCTTTTTTACTACCTGGAAATGTACAGGGGCTTTACGCGGGAATTGGGTCGGATTATTAATGCACGATATGCCTTGGCAACGCTGCATTAATGAACAATAAACTAAGGTTGAAAACTTGTGGTAATCAAACTGATTTCAGATGGGGGAGGTTGGAATTCGTACAAACAGGTAAGGGTTATCTGCACAATTCAAGTGTAAACATAAAATGAAATTCTGAAAAAACAAACAAATGGGGCTACTTTTTATAAAAAAACTGCCGTCTGACTTGATTTTGCCTTCCTGAACGCCGAGGGATCACCGGCATAAACCAGGTTTCCCCCATCACTACCGGCTTCAGGCCCAAGGTCTATGATCCAGTCGGCGCTCCGTATCACGTCCATATTATGTTCAATTACTATGATAGAATGACCTTGCTCTATCAGGGCGTTAAAGGAAGCGAGCAGTTTTTTAATATCATGAAAATGAAGGCCGGTGGTAGGTTCATCAAATATGAAAAGAATATTCCCCTGCCCTTTTCCTTTTCCCAGGAAAGAAGCCAGTTTCACCCGCTGGGCCTCCCCGCCCGACAACGTATCGGAGGACTGGCCCAGTTTTACATATCCCAACCCCACATCACTCAGCGGCTGTAATTTTTTTGCAACATCGGCGCCATCATTATTCCTTGTACCAGGCTCGGGGAAGAGAAGAATTCAATAGCCTCATCCACGCTCATATCAAGCACATCATAAATGCTTTTCTCTTTGAACCTTACTTCAAGTACCTCCTCCTTAAAACGTTTCCCGCCACATACGTCACACACCAGGTGCACATCTGCCAGGAACTGCATTTCGATGGTCTGTTCACCCTCCCCTTTGCAGGCATCACACCTTCCCCCATCCACATTAAATGAAAAATGTTTGGGCTGAAAACCTCTCATTTTACCCAGGGGTTGCTTACTGAACAGGTCCCTGATCTCATCGTATGCTTTAATATAAGTGACCGGGTTGCTCCGGGAAGATTTCCCGATCGGGTTCTGATCAACCATTTCTACCTGGGATATATGTCCGGTATCGCCCGAAAGTGCTTTATGCAATCCTGCTTTTTCTGTGAACTCCCCCTTTAACTTTTGTAAGGCGGGATAAAGGACCTGTTTGACCAACGTGGTTTTTCCGCTGCCGCTTACCCCACTCACAATACATAGTGTGTTTAAAGGAAATTCAACCGTTATGTTCTTTAAATTGTTTTGCCTGGCCCCTTCCAGTTTTATGGACCGGTTCCATTTCCGGTATTGCTTAGGCGGTTCTATTTTCAATTTACCGGAAAGGTATTTGCCCGTTAAACTGGCAGGGTTACTAATGATCTCATCGTAGTCGCCTTCCGCCACCACTTCACCGCCCAGGTGGCTGGCCAAAGGGCCCATATCAATAATATGGTCTGCCTCCCGCATCATCATTTCATCATGTTCAACCACCACTACGGTATTTCCAAGGTCTCTCAGTTCTTTTAATACGTTTATCAACCGTTGCGTATCCCGGCTGTGCAGGCCAATGGAAGGCTCATCCAGTATATATAGTGAGTTGGTAAGATTGCTTCCCAGGCTACGGGTCAGCTGGATACGCTGGCTTTCTCCCCCGCTTAATGAATTGGCCAGCCTGTTCAACGTAAGATA from Chitinophagaceae bacterium encodes the following:
- a CDS encoding autotransporter-associated beta strand repeat-containing protein codes for the protein MKRFLLRSKSLVIALIISNLLLANAAFAKTTTWTPTTGGLWTTAGNWSNGVPAAGDDVIINSNQSAAITAVPSISLVSLTVSGNCNLVASASGNTITITGTFSLSSGNTMSLGTNGVSRLNMTLSSTCVATVDGTLNVYSTATNGSFTNSGTLSISGTGIIADGGGGNNTNFTLSATGILNVASTQGISTTAGTGNIRVTGTRTYTAGGEVVYNGSAAQVTGNGTPTTCDITINNAAGVTLTAALTSTGTLTMTTGVLDLANFNVSVAALAGSSDITHFSGAAGARTLTITGNTSTSYNGIISTGTATSLSLIKNGNGTLTLLGLNTYNGTTTINAGTLSITTLGNVGGGSSSLGAPTTVANGTIAMGANGTLRYTGSGHSSNRVINTTADGPTIDASGVGTLTLTGGVTASGNNNINLIGTGTGIFQTVAIAGGSGTLTKNGAGTWVLGAANTYTGTTNVNGGILEYGVNNAISNGAVTVNGGTLDIKTFNDAVGTVTLTSGTIMGSTGVLTGSSYAMQSGTCSAILAGAGALTKTTNATVTMSGVNTYTGVTTIDAGTLSVSTIGNGGVAGNLGAASSAAANLVFAGGTLEYTGATASTNRNFTLNAGTNVIDITNVATVLTMSGASTATGNGFNKDGAGTLIISGANLHTGTTTVNQGVLQYGANNALANGAVTVNDGATYDLNGFSDAIGALTVNSGVTGGTVTTGAGTLTLGGNVSSTGGAANASVSGNLALGATRTFTVTNAADGLNVSAIVSGATFGVTKAGNGKLSFSGVNIYTGVTSINAGILSVASITNGGVAGNLGASTNAAANLVLGGGTLEYTGATASTDRNFILTNATTSTINISDNASTLTITGASTATTGNLVKSGDGSLTLSGSSAYTGTTTISAGALIAGANVAVSTNSPFGNAASAIVLGNAATTINNSSPSLLTGGAFIVARTVTVANQATTGTYRIGGNTDNNSTFSGTITFSRPFSVVQVTTTGSNTLNITGAINGGLAGNKTVTFDNVGMVTKSTNAITNTTGTTLVRKINDGTLVMNVANSYTGGTTFDAGVIRLTNTAGFGVAGQALAFNGGALVLATDASVNAYNTTIGGSVSIFSDRATSGPGIVHTLGTLSIGNSTLFSYLGLNVDDGLGGLTFGATTFTAATPVFDVSNGGMNVILGALSGNFAFNKAGGGQLTLNTASARTGGTATLQDGVMRLGNASALGTAAVPLQLNGGTLDLSTNTTINAYNTTVGGDVTIMSNRATAGAGITHVLGTLSMGANTLVIIRGDSSTSGVSAVQFGNFTMTGAPVLSAGTADLVMAGTASGAFKLTKSGLGILQKTTTAWTLGGDFEITAGTYDATTQNTTVLGNWLNNGGTHTASGASTVIFNGSAAQSIGGSASTTFNNLTVDNSSGVSLAINTTVNAAVTLTNGNLVVPTGNILTIENGNAVGGSGFSASKSIVTQVNTGNGAKGFVRVNNLATSAAYSLPAGDGSNYLPVTLTPTDVPANNSFNICVFQGITTDGEPNGTPFTTPQKNNCVDAVWTINYNGPGTPNAASTTITVGWPAALEGVNFAGYSNASIGIAHWDGPNWGVPAGTGDNSANTSTRTAVVLFSPFGVGSIDYNILGIKITYFNASKGNGFNTLNWQASCSSAQAIFELERSVDGVNFTRISSITATQARCASPFSYSDNTAPAGTVFYRIRIIDVDGRATYSAIVKLSNQIKGIELTGITPNPVMNIAQVKLNTTKKEVVDLLIVSTDGKVVYRNSVQLQPGSTVLNADISNLPSGIYMIKGEFSDGQTNAVKFIKQ
- a CDS encoding DUF4293 family protein, whose product is MIQRIQSLWLLLASAAAFASYKFPYYSGTSQKGIADYQLNATENFLLIVVTGIIAVLALFLIFLFKKRTLQLRLCLLGIVLEALLIFLYYRELRTFSTGTLSLTSILQSIIIIAFFLAARAINKDEKMIKESDRLR
- a CDS encoding tail fiber domain-containing protein, which produces MDSVSNSTAIGTQAGYNNRGNENTFLGLNSGFGASGTNLTGIENTGLGTATLAYTNTGRANTAVGLGALYANRTGSNNTAIGVRAMVNSQAASRNVAIGDSTLYSNTVNELVAIGHFAMRDNISGVDNVAVGAFAMEANTTGDENTAVGANALQLNTTGGFNTAIGANTLYYQTAATGNTAIGSNTLPSVTTGGYNTALGINVLFYDTTGTQNVGIGHFALFENRNGNGNIAIGGSRAMKENRSGNYNIAIGRTALNYNLDGDYNIAIGDSALANTTNTATGGNLAIGREAGNTNIAGTFNSLIGYGSDVVSAALTNATALGYLAQAGQSNSITLGSINGVNGALTTVNAGIGTNTPNARLHVQRNGAGGGLYHGSSAMIIEDNANSYVQFSHPNANETGFLSGNTSNFIRSAFIFRADSSLQFRSGGNTTRMTVDNNGNIGIGTITPLTKTHIHETTNANADLRISSVNSTYEPGVELVKTGAGGSDWKLRVTSAGVLVYSRSVDDFVTPTDQYEMGVLNFMPAADNTKSLGGITNRWTTVYATNGTINTSDARDKENISDLNYGLKEIMQLRPVSFNWKEKPQWGKKIGFVAQEVKPILREVVQEGDLKGKTEEKDDHGNAIKSTSDKLGIYYSDIIPVTVKAIQEQQQLILKQQKTIDELVERIKKLENKQD